DNA sequence from the Sediminibacillus dalangtanensis genome:
CACCAAGATACCCTCTGCCATTCTAGCGGTCGGATTGGTGATTTTGTCGATGTTGTCCTTTGCCAGCGGACTGATTCTCGACACAGTCGCTTCCACCCACAAAAAGCAGTATGAATTGGAGCTTAATCGCATGTTTGATTTGTCTGGAGGATTTAAAGGTGATCAGTAATTGGGGAATTTTTTTGCTTAGTGTTCTATTGGGAGTCTTGAGCGGAACAGCCTGTCTATCGTTGATTCAATCCTTTACCCACACGTCAATTGCAGTGATCATTGCGGTATATGCGCTACTAACCGTTTTTTTTCTAGTCGGTTTTCGTGTGATGGTAAATAGATGGCAGTTGGCAAAAAGGCTGATGCGCCATCCCCTATCGGCAGGTTTTATAAGTATCTTTTCCTTGGCAGTGCTGTTCAGCTTAAAAGGTTCACTTGATCACTTACAAGATAATAGCTGGCTAATCAAGTTGTTTGTCTGGTTTGGTTCATATGCCACCATTTTCGTAGGAGTAACCCTTGTGATATTCCTCCTCTATCCTATACAGCTTAAGATAGCCACAAACAGCGTTTCCAGGTGGAAGATCATCGGCTATGCTCTGCCTTGCCTGGTGGTTTGGATTGTTTACTTAGCTGCTTTCTATCCAGGCGGGATGACGCCCGACTCCCTTTCTCATTGGCGGCAAATCCATACACATGAATTCAGCAGCTGGCATCCCGTATTTTATACATGGTTCATGATGCTGACGACGATATTCTGGCATTCTCCGGCGGCGACAGCTCTCGGCCAGATTTTTTTCCTTGCAGGCGTATTTGGTTACGCGATGTACAGCTTTGAGAAAAATGGTTTAAAACCAATTTGGTTATGGATAGTGACTGCAATCTTTGCGCTCTCTCCGGTCAACAGCGTTTTCTCGATCATGATATGGAAGGATGTCCTTTTCAGCACTTTCCTGCTGCTCTTCACTGTCATTGCCTGTAAAATTGTCGTCACGAAGGGGGAATGGCTTTATCAGTTAAGCAGCCATTTTCTGTTAGGCGGAGCTGTGATCGGCATTATTTTCATTCGAAACAATGGACTGCCCGTTTTCCTGGCCATGGCCCTTCTGCTCATGATTACATACCGGAATCAGGCTAAGCGGGTATTGATGACGACTCTGACGGTGTGCGGTATCTATGGCATCGTTACCGGACCTGTGTTTGATTCCTTGGAGGTGAAGCCGGCAGATCCTAATGAGGCATTAGGCATCCCTACACAACAGCTGGCAAGAGTAATTGCACTCGATGGAGAACTGACTGCGGGGCAGGCAGAATACCTGGATCGCATTTTACCCCTAGCTGAGTGGAAGGAACATTACCATCCTTACTTAACAGATCGGATAAAGTTTCTCGACGATTATAATCGAGAGGTCATTTACGAGGATTACGGAAAATACTTTTCTACTTGGTTCTCTGTTGTTTCCAATAATTTTTCTATTGCTGTTGACGCTTACTTAAAGCAAACATCGCTCGTTTGGCAGATCAATGAACCGCAGCATGGTTATACCAGTCTTTATTCTACAGAAATTCATCAACCAAATGATTATAATCTGGAATCGGCTTCTCTACTTCCAGGTGTAAAAAATGTGCTGACAAGTTGGCAAACATTTACGGAATCCCATTTAAAACAATTAGTATGGAGACCTGCTTTATACACTTTTTTGATTGTATTGTTGACTTTTGTCAGCTTCATGAAAAACGGATGGACAGCCTGGCTGGTTGCTTTGCCTGTTTTATTGAATACAGGCACCATTCTGGCCGGTTTACCAGCTCAAGATTTCCGCTATCAATATGCCAACTCGATGGCATTGTTCATCATTGGATTATTCGCCCTGCTCCTGTACAACCAACCTTTGCTGAAAAGGACAGATGACGATGACAAAGCTGCTTAATTCTTTGAATGAAAATAAGAGCGGGATTGCCATCATGATTGCCGCTTCCGCCTGCACTGCACTCGGCCAGCTTTGTTGGAAGCTGTCGGCGGGGGAGATCAACCTCTTCCTGATCGGGGGACTTTCCCTCTACTTCCTTGGCGCTGTCGGGATGGTCATCGCCTTTCGGTTTGGCAGCTTGTCCGTTCTCCATCCTCTATTAAGTCTTGGCTATGTATTTGCGCTGTTTTTAGGGAGCATGTTTCTGGAAGAAATCATCACCTCCAAAAATTATATCGGAACAGCATTGATCATTATTGGTGCTGTCTTGATCGGTGGTGGTGATGATTAATTGGCTGATGATGATTGTTTTATTCACCCTTTTCGGCGCACTTGGCGGCTTCTTTTTTAAAAAGGCAAGCGGGCAGGATTTCACCTTGAATAGCAAACTGCTAATCCATTTGCTGGCAGGCGGCATGTTTTACGGTGCTGGAGCCATCCTCAATGTTTGGACGCTCAAGCACCTTCCGTATACTGTTGTTTTTCCGCTGACATCCCTGACGTACGTATGGACGCTGCTCCTTTCTTCCATATGGTTGCGTGAAACCCTTACAAAGAACAAAATTGTCGGAGTGCTGCTCATCGTAGCCGGATCCGCCTTTCTGGTTACGTAAAAGAGAACCGGCGCAGGGTCAGCAAAGCAAGCTGGGGTCAAGCTGGGGTCAGTCCCCCAACACACTGTCGTGGCAGCCCGACGCAGTGTTACTGTGTTGGGGGACTGACCCCATAGGTATAATGTACTATTTCATTAAGTTAAATAAAAAAGAGCCGTGTAGTCCGGCTCTTTTCCTTCTTGGTTATTCTTTTTTCTTGTATGGTTTAGCAGAGCCGGTGAATGGATTTATTTCGTATGTTAAGTCGCGTCCGGCTTCCAGTTCCTCTTGTGATGTCCTTTTTCCTAATGCAGCATAGTACCACATCCATGCCCCAAGCGATGCTAATCCGCCGATGATGGTCACCCAAAATACACCATCTCCATCCATGCTCCACCTCCAATTGGTTTTTATTTCCATTTTAGCGCAGAATGTTGTTATTTCAACTACTCAATCAATTTAGTGACTTGCTAAAGAAGAAACCGTTCCAGGGGAATTGACAATCGGGCGCCCGATCGAATGGTATTCGATCCCACTTGCTTCTGCAACCTTCAAGTTAAAGCAGTTACGCCCGTCAAACAGAAGCGGACTGGCCAACAGGCCTGCGTATTCCTCTAACGGGAGGTCCTTGACCTGCTTCCAATCCGTAATGATTACGGCACAATCTGCACCTTGTACTGCCTCCTGCAGATTGTCTGTCAGCATGACTGTGGCAGGCATCACTTGTCTTGCCCGTAAGACAGCAACAGGATCATAGCCGCGAAGCGTAGCACCTGCAGCCTGCAGCTGTTCAGCGACACGAATGGCAGGTGACTCCCGCATGTCGTCTGTATTTGGTTTGAAGGTCATGCCGAGCAATGCAATGGTTTTGCCTTCAAGATTTCCTAAACGGGTTTGAATCATTTCCACTAGCCAGTCCCGCTGCTTGTCATTGACATGCTGGACACTACCAAGCAACGGCATCGGGTAGTCATAGCTTCTACCCATCGCAATCAGAGCATTGGTATCCTTAGGAAAACAAGAGCCGCCATAGCCGACACCGGCTTGGAGAAACTTACCCCCGATTCGCGAATCCATGCCCATCCCTTCTGCCACATTATCGACATTGGCTCCTACATGGGCGCATAAATGGGCCATTTCATTAATAAAACTTATCTTAGCCGCCAAAAAAGCATTGGAGGCGTATTTGATCATTTCAGCACTTCGCAAATCCGTTTTGACAATCGGCAGCTGGAACGGCCGGTTGATTTCTTCCAACAATGCTAGTGCAGCCGGATCATCAGAACCTATCACGATACGATCTCCGTGAAAAGTGTCGTGGACGGCCGTACCCTGACGGAGAAATTCCGGGTTGGAAACAATGCGTATTTGAACTGGTTCTGCCAACTCTGACTCTATCATTCGTTTGATAGATTGATTGGTTCCTACGGGAACAGTGCTTTTCGTTACAATTACCGCATTCTGCTTCAAATGGGCAGCAATCGCTCTGCCTGCCGCTTCAATAAAAGTCAAATCAGCTGAGCCATCTGCCGTTTCCGGTGTTCCGACAGCCAGGTAGATAATCTCTTTTCCAGCCAGCCCTTCCCAATAATCGGTAGTGAAATCCAGCCTGCCGCGTTGGAGATTTTTTTCTAGTAAATCCTCCAACCCCTCTTCAAAAATCGGGGATTTGCCGTGGTTCAACAGGCCGATTTTTTCCTCATCAATATCCAAACAGGTAACCGAGTGGCCGATTTCGGCTAAACAGACACCCGTGACCAACCCGACGTAACCTGTTCCAATGACCGCTATGTTCATGGCAGTTTCACCGCCTTTTTCTGCTTTCCATATCCAATGGAGAGGAAATTAACCAACGGATGCTTCAGTTGTATCTTTCGTTTGCTGCTAGAAAATGTCGTTGTTCGGGACAATTGCTCTTTCCTATTCATCAGATCGCTCTCCTTTGTCAGGGGGTTACTTCTATTTATATTGAGCTGCATGCGAATCCATTCATGCAAGGCCGTTGATTTCATCGTACCCGGTTGAAAGAGTCGCTACAATCCCCCAGAGAGCGGGGTTTCCTATGCATTTACAATGTTTACAATCACGACAAACACAAAAAAGGGCGCCCCTTCTCGTTTAAAAAGGAACGCCTTTTGCTTATTTTCTTTACTATCGAATTTATTATGTTTTTGTTAATTTTTCTTCATATTCAACCGCGGTCATTCGTACGCTTCACCAGCTTGTGCATGCTGTTGATCAACGGCTTTTTCCTTTTTTCCACTGCTCCGATTTCCGCTATCAACGCAAGCAGCAGCAAAATGAAGAAAGAAATAATCAGCGAAAAGGTGAGCGATGCATTCGAGAACATGATGCCCAGGATTCCAAAGACGGCACTGAAGCCATAAATGATCAGGACGGTTGTCCGATGGCTGAATCCCGAAGCAAGCAGTTGATAATGAATATGCTTCTTGTCAGGAAGCATGATGTTTTCATGGTTGTACAGCCTTCTCACAATGGCGAACAACGTATCAAATATGGGTACTGCCAGCACGATCACCGGAATGATAAAACTGAACAAGGTCACATTTTTAAACAAGCCAAGCAAGGATATCACGGCTACTGAGTACCCGAGAAACATCGATCCGGTATCGCCCATGTAGATTTTTGCCGGATAGAAGTTATGAAAAAGAAAACCGATATTGCTGGCAATCAATACGACACAGAAGTAAACAACGACAACGCGGTAATCACCAAGTGCCATGATCAGCACGCTGATCAATGCAATTGCCGATACGCCGGAAGCCAGTCCATCCAGCCCGTCAATGAGATTGATGGCATTGGTAATGCCGACAATCCACAACAGGGTGACGATAAAACTCCAATTCCCAAGCTCCACCAATCCGAATAGAGGGACATTGATCCGCTCGATGATCAGACCGCCGTATATCAACACGCCGGCAGCGGAAATTTGCCCGATTAATTTATACAAAGGACGTAGCTGAAATCTATCATCCAAAATTCCGAGTATGACGACGATGATCGCTCCGATACTGATTTCGAACATATGGCGGTGAGCCGGCTGTAAGTAAATCAGGCCGAGAACCGTTCCTAAAAAAATGGCCAGGCCGCCTAGCC
Encoded proteins:
- a CDS encoding DUF6020 family protein, with the protein product MISNWGIFLLSVLLGVLSGTACLSLIQSFTHTSIAVIIAVYALLTVFFLVGFRVMVNRWQLAKRLMRHPLSAGFISIFSLAVLFSLKGSLDHLQDNSWLIKLFVWFGSYATIFVGVTLVIFLLYPIQLKIATNSVSRWKIIGYALPCLVVWIVYLAAFYPGGMTPDSLSHWRQIHTHEFSSWHPVFYTWFMMLTTIFWHSPAATALGQIFFLAGVFGYAMYSFEKNGLKPIWLWIVTAIFALSPVNSVFSIMIWKDVLFSTFLLLFTVIACKIVVTKGEWLYQLSSHFLLGGAVIGIIFIRNNGLPVFLAMALLLMITYRNQAKRVLMTTLTVCGIYGIVTGPVFDSLEVKPADPNEALGIPTQQLARVIALDGELTAGQAEYLDRILPLAEWKEHYHPYLTDRIKFLDDYNREVIYEDYGKYFSTWFSVVSNNFSIAVDAYLKQTSLVWQINEPQHGYTSLYSTEIHQPNDYNLESASLLPGVKNVLTSWQTFTESHLKQLVWRPALYTFLIVLLTFVSFMKNGWTAWLVALPVLLNTGTILAGLPAQDFRYQYANSMALFIIGLFALLLYNQPLLKRTDDDDKAA
- a CDS encoding EamA/RhaT family transporter, translated to MTKLLNSLNENKSGIAIMIAASACTALGQLCWKLSAGEINLFLIGGLSLYFLGAVGMVIAFRFGSLSVLHPLLSLGYVFALFLGSMFLEEIITSKNYIGTALIIIGAVLIGGGDD
- a CDS encoding EamA family transporter, translating into MINWLMMIVLFTLFGALGGFFFKKASGQDFTLNSKLLIHLLAGGMFYGAGAILNVWTLKHLPYTVVFPLTSLTYVWTLLLSSIWLRETLTKNKIVGVLLIVAGSAFLVT
- a CDS encoding UDP-glucose dehydrogenase family protein; translation: MNIAVIGTGYVGLVTGVCLAEIGHSVTCLDIDEEKIGLLNHGKSPIFEEGLEDLLEKNLQRGRLDFTTDYWEGLAGKEIIYLAVGTPETADGSADLTFIEAAGRAIAAHLKQNAVIVTKSTVPVGTNQSIKRMIESELAEPVQIRIVSNPEFLRQGTAVHDTFHGDRIVIGSDDPAALALLEEINRPFQLPIVKTDLRSAEMIKYASNAFLAAKISFINEMAHLCAHVGANVDNVAEGMGMDSRIGGKFLQAGVGYGGSCFPKDTNALIAMGRSYDYPMPLLGSVQHVNDKQRDWLVEMIQTRLGNLEGKTIALLGMTFKPNTDDMRESPAIRVAEQLQAAGATLRGYDPVAVLRARQVMPATVMLTDNLQEAVQGADCAVIITDWKQVKDLPLEEYAGLLASPLLFDGRNCFNLKVAEASGIEYHSIGRPIVNSPGTVSSLASH
- a CDS encoding glycosyltransferase family 4 protein, giving the protein MVNLSELVIAFLISLLATALLVFPVKKLAVKIGAMDKPEARKIHKIAIPRLGGLAIFLGTVLGLIYLQPAHRHMFEISIGAIIVVILGILDDRFQLRPLYKLIGQISAAGVLIYGGLIIERINVPLFGLVELGNWSFIVTLLWIVGITNAINLIDGLDGLASGVSAIALISVLIMALGDYRVVVVYFCVVLIASNIGFLFHNFYPAKIYMGDTGSMFLGYSVAVISLLGLFKNVTLFSFIIPVIVLAVPIFDTLFAIVRRLYNHENIMLPDKKHIHYQLLASGFSHRTTVLIIYGFSAVFGILGIMFSNASLTFSLIISFFILLLLALIAEIGAVEKRKKPLINSMHKLVKRTNDRG